The following coding sequences lie in one Zingiber officinale cultivar Zhangliang chromosome 2B, Zo_v1.1, whole genome shotgun sequence genomic window:
- the LOC122046269 gene encoding FCS-Like Zinc finger 8-like has translation MPRRSTSDTEAAAVSPTSILDSKPFSAFRNPFFFGKDKHLSRRKGVPMKTAGLGLLDALTIDEVSGKNSSMQDHRKVVFGSQLKVQIPPPVEFDISSRNSQMPPNVSGEPVFVGSEIELSEEYTCVISHRPDLKTTHFFDDCIVENRSDGFLSFCYGCKKKLGPGMDVYIYRDKSFCSNECRCQAMLSDEDGEEGEEKF, from the exons ATGCCGAGGAGGAGCACCAGTGACACTGAAGCAGCAGCTGTGAGCccaacttccattttggatagcAAGCCCTTCTCTGCCTTCAGGAACCCCTTCTTCTTCGGCAAAGACAAACACCTCTCTCGACGAAAAGGGGTGCCGATGAAGACCGCTGGCCTTGGCCTTCTTGATGCCCTCACCATTGATGAAGTCTCTGGCAAGAATTCTTCCATGCAGGATCACAGGAAGGTGGTGTTTGGGTCTCAGCTCAAGGTCCAAATTCCACCTCCGGTGGAGTTTGACATCAGCTCTAGGAACTCTCAGATGCCTCCTAATGTTTCCGGCGAGCCTGTGTTCGTTGGTTCGGAGATTGAACTGTCTGAGGAGTACACTTGTGTGATCTCACATAGACCGGATTTGAAGACCACTCACTTTTTTGACGACTGCATAGTCGAGAATCGCAGCGATGGATTCTTGAGCTTCTGCTATGGTTGCAAGAAGAAACTTGGCCCTGGGATGGATGTGTACATATACAG AGACAAATCATTCTGCAGCAATGAATGCCGGTGCCAAGCGATGTTGTCTGATGAAGACggcgaagaaggagaagaaaagttTTGA
- the LOC122046270 gene encoding protein indeterminate-domain 7-like → MFLLETMSNSTSISEEASVSSETRVHDHFSLSSLLTSISPHQQPLPKTKKKRNQAGNPDPEAEVVALSPNTLMATNRFICEICNKGFQRDQNLQLHRRGHNLPWKLRQRSNKEGATRKRVYVCPEPSCVHHHPCRALGDLTGIKKHFSRKHGEKKWKCDKCSKRYAVHSDWKAHVKTCGTREYRCDCGTLFTRKDSFITHRAFCDALAEESARVMAGAAATPTFPPLHQPLFLPSSSSFWDPFTAANANLLILNPSPDDCNLRDLEVKKPEDNFPSLLHHLPTNPRPSPHLSATALLQKASAMGPISMTNTLSGPGYTDATAGSTVAASSSSNVQDLVMLQKTSDGWTRDFLGVAAGESGNDELLLDLVTASPCAPMGHPNKQFAGFHPVSGTWN, encoded by the exons ATGTTCTTATTAGAAACTATGTCAAATTCCACCTCCATCTCAGAAGAAGCCAGTGTTTCCTCGGAGACAAGAGTCCATGACCACTTCAGCTTGAGCTCTTTGCTTACATCCATATCACCTCATCAACAGCCACTACCTAAGACCAAGAAGAAGAGAAACCAAGCAGGGAATCCAG ACCCTGAAGCTGAAGTTGTAGCCTTATCACCTAACACACTGATGGCCACCAATAGGTTCATTTGTGAGATATGTAACAAGGGTTTCCAAAGAGATCAGAATCTGCAGCTGCATAGGAGGGGGCACAACCTACCGTGGAAGCTGAGGCAAAGAAGCAACAAAGAAGGAGCTACAAGGAAGAGGGTGTATGTTTGCCCAGAGCCATCTTGTGTGCATCACCATCCTTGCAGGGCTCTTGGAGATTTGACAGGGATCAAGAAACACTTCTCCAGAAAACATGGAGAGAAGAAGTGGAAATGTGACAAGTGCTCTAAAAGATACGCTGTGCACTCTGATTGGAAAGCCCATGTTAAGACCTGCGGAACAAGAGAATACCGATGTGACTGCGGCACCCTCTTCACTAG AAAGGATAGCTTCATCACCCACAGAGCATTCTGCGATGCCTTGGCAGAAGAAAGTGCACGAGTGATGGCCGGCGCAGCTGCCACCCCTACATTCCCACCACTGCATCAGCCTCTCTTCCTTCCCTCATCATCCTCCTTCTGGGACCCCTTTACCGCTGCTAACGCTAACTTATTGATTCTTAATCCTAGCCCTGACGACTGCAATCTCAGAGACTTGGAGGTAAAAAAGCCTGAAGACAACTTTCCTTCCCTCCTTCACCACCTTCCCACCAACCCTCGCCCTTCACCTCATCTCTCAGCCACTGCGCTGCTCCAGAAGGCCTCAGCTATGGGCCCCATAAGTATGACCAACACCTTAAGCGGCCCAGGTTACACTGATGCAACTGCCGGAAGCACTGTCGCTGCCAGTTCTTCCTCCAACGTCCAAGACCTTGTGATGTTGCAGAAAACCAGTGATGGCTGGACTAGGGACTTCCTTGGCGTAGCAGCCGGAGAGTCTGGGAACGATGAGCTACTTCTGGATTTGGTGACTGCTTCTCCATGTGCCCCCATGGGTCACCCAAACAAACAGTTCGCTGGGTTCCATCCGGTGAGCGGAACGTGGAACTGA